In a single window of the Pseudodesulfovibrio profundus genome:
- a CDS encoding phosphoribosyltransferase-like protein, whose translation MVRISGESAIRLFLSHPSLRSWWSFGWIRIVVVSFARTEQAKQTILKNLPGSNHSTKKFPAYSKITFDCDNVYEAGATQRRWGPRHELIINLCRQTKVIAQDRRMGYGNVMGNLIFYHSVPNNVPGMLYSKNKGWKPLFPDRLMPTWLNDLLKSPPPSTHLKKINLPQEAYDVLSLLKKGLKTRSAIARRLELDIKIINQTVSACISHGLITKQMRLTHEGAIFLKNQKSHLYKDFTPNYSMYIPKSWCTGHNPPSRPCDESSELSEDGDF comes from the coding sequence GTGGTCCGAATTTCGGGGGAAAGCGCAATTCGTCTCTTTTTGTCACACCCGAGCTTAAGAAGTTGGTGGAGCTTTGGATGGATTCGGATTGTAGTGGTTAGCTTCGCTCGAACAGAACAGGCCAAACAAACCATTTTAAAAAACCTACCTGGCTCAAATCACAGTACCAAGAAATTTCCAGCATATTCTAAAATAACCTTCGACTGTGACAATGTGTATGAGGCTGGGGCAACACAAAGGCGCTGGGGGCCTAGGCATGAGCTAATCATCAACCTATGTAGGCAAACTAAAGTCATCGCTCAAGACAGACGAATGGGGTACGGCAATGTGATGGGCAACCTGATATTTTACCATAGCGTCCCCAACAACGTACCTGGCATGTTATACTCTAAGAACAAAGGATGGAAGCCCTTATTCCCCGACAGACTGATGCCTACATGGCTAAATGATCTATTGAAATCGCCTCCTCCCTCAACTCACCTTAAGAAGATTAACTTGCCGCAGGAGGCATACGACGTACTGTCGTTGTTAAAAAAAGGGCTTAAAACACGATCAGCCATAGCCCGACGTCTGGAGTTAGACATCAAGATTATTAATCAGACAGTTTCAGCTTGCATAAGCCATGGTCTGATCACGAAACAAATGAGGCTTACGCATGAAGGTGCCATATTTTTAAAAAACCAAAAATCACACCTTTATAAAGACTTTACGCCGAACTATTCAATGTATATTCCAAAGTCTTGGTGTACTGGCCACAATCCACCTAGCCGTCCATGTGACGAATCTTCAGAACTATCTGAAGATGGGGATTTCTGA
- a CDS encoding single-stranded DNA-binding protein: MAGSLNKVILIGRLGRDPELSYTPNGQARAKFSVATDEGYRDRQTGQRVEKTEWHNVVAWRQTAEFCGNYLGKGRLVMVEGKLQTRKWQDQSTGQDRYMTEIVADNVQGLDRAPDGQFNQAGQQPQGGYQQNNQQQGQQNGGYQQNYQQPQGQQGQPQQGQQPQQGQQEDLGPAFPSEASGMDDVPF, translated from the coding sequence ATGGCTGGCAGTTTAAATAAAGTCATTTTGATCGGCAGACTGGGACGTGATCCCGAGTTGTCATATACGCCCAACGGACAGGCCCGTGCGAAATTTTCCGTTGCCACAGACGAAGGTTACCGCGACAGGCAGACTGGCCAGCGTGTAGAAAAGACCGAGTGGCACAACGTTGTCGCATGGCGTCAGACTGCGGAATTCTGCGGCAACTATCTTGGCAAGGGCCGTCTTGTCATGGTTGAAGGAAAACTGCAGACACGCAAGTGGCAGGATCAGAGCACCGGACAGGATCGCTATATGACTGAGATCGTCGCTGACAATGTTCAGGGTCTTGATCGTGCTCCTGATGGTCAGTTCAATCAGGCTGGTCAGCAGCCCCAGGGCGGATACCAGCAGAATAACCAGCAGCAGGGCCAGCAAAACGGTGGCTACCAGCAGAATTATCAGCAGCCCCAGGGCCAGCAAGGTCAGCCGCAGCAGGGGCAGCAGCCTCAGCAGGGCCAGCAGGAAGATCTTGGTCCCGCATTCCCCTCAGAAGCCAGCGGAATGGACGACGTGCCGTTCTGA
- a CDS encoding helix-turn-helix domain-containing protein yields MPTKSLEKYSESERKIMSDFGQRIRRLREEAGLSQEKLAEETDVHRTYISGVERGRQNISLLTMNKLAQALDVDLQALVAD; encoded by the coding sequence GTGCCTACAAAAAGCTTGGAAAAGTACTCTGAATCAGAGCGTAAGATTATGTCGGATTTTGGGCAGAGGATCCGGAGGTTACGAGAGGAAGCCGGCTTATCACAGGAGAAGCTTGCTGAAGAGACTGACGTACATAGGACATATATAAGTGGTGTTGAGCGCGGACGTCAGAATATTTCGCTTTTAACCATGAACAAATTGGCTCAGGCTTTGGATGTTGATTTGCAGGCTTTGGTTGCAGATTAA
- a CDS encoding tyrosine-type recombinase/integrase, which yields MSNLYLSLFDAESSLEYHWDNPGVVYDRFGHSVDTSGEVWELTDPTRTNYCNWKRAYCAKDNLETVKAYVAHCIETKAPHTVGNIFYYLIEDEKNDILDNYPLSMCNLLSLLDCYRESGEEWKFHWVRKWYVWCTDVAFPGFSRSICEELLNYSIEGNEKGVAVLTEDPDDGPLDNVEYDLLRSVVKSGVGSEFERICIMLCMELGANPKNIVLLEERDFIKNKTSSGSWLYSLNVPRIKKRSSSRSVRARKISPHLGQFIDRLIEINNDNFGRPYAEKTPILRSNRKRYFLSRSLKRFEFHMTTRDFCKAVQKYPIVAKLVSRRSGDILHLTPRRLRYTFATRLVEQGASPAVVADALDHTDLQHVAVYFKARGKTVEALDKALECNPHYLDVISRFSGIVVEREETNGIPTVPGETPTYRNLGGIGGCGAKSLCKLYPPLSCYLCPSFQAWKDGPHQDMLDELKTYAREMAATSGYPVARITNQVDDVILAISQLLQRIKEME from the coding sequence ATGAGTAATCTATACTTGTCGTTGTTTGATGCAGAGTCCTCTCTTGAATACCACTGGGATAATCCTGGAGTTGTATATGATCGATTTGGACATTCTGTGGATACAAGTGGTGAGGTATGGGAACTGACCGATCCAACTCGAACAAATTATTGCAATTGGAAGAGGGCATACTGTGCCAAAGATAATCTTGAGACGGTCAAGGCTTATGTGGCTCATTGTATAGAAACAAAAGCTCCTCACACGGTCGGTAATATCTTTTACTATTTGATTGAGGATGAGAAGAATGACATCTTAGACAATTATCCGTTGTCTATGTGCAATTTGTTATCTCTTTTGGATTGTTACCGAGAAAGTGGTGAAGAGTGGAAGTTTCATTGGGTTCGCAAATGGTATGTTTGGTGTACGGATGTCGCGTTTCCTGGATTTTCTAGAAGCATATGTGAAGAGTTGTTAAATTATTCAATAGAGGGGAACGAGAAAGGGGTGGCTGTCCTTACTGAAGATCCGGACGATGGCCCGTTAGATAACGTTGAGTATGATCTACTACGTTCAGTTGTGAAGAGCGGAGTGGGTAGTGAATTTGAGCGCATTTGTATAATGCTTTGCATGGAGCTTGGGGCGAATCCGAAAAATATTGTTCTTTTGGAGGAGCGTGATTTTATTAAAAATAAAACTAGTTCTGGTAGCTGGCTATATTCTTTGAATGTCCCGAGAATAAAAAAGAGATCATCTAGTCGATCCGTACGAGCGCGAAAAATATCACCACATCTAGGCCAGTTTATTGATCGTCTCATTGAGATTAATAATGACAATTTCGGCCGTCCTTATGCTGAAAAGACTCCAATCCTTAGAAGTAATAGAAAACGCTATTTTCTTTCAAGGTCTTTGAAGAGATTTGAGTTTCATATGACGACTCGTGATTTTTGTAAGGCAGTTCAAAAGTATCCAATAGTCGCTAAGCTTGTTTCTCGTAGGAGTGGTGATATTCTTCATCTGACTCCGAGAAGGCTCCGATACACATTTGCTACGCGCCTCGTTGAGCAAGGCGCTTCTCCTGCCGTTGTGGCCGATGCATTAGATCATACAGATCTTCAGCACGTTGCAGTGTATTTCAAGGCAAGAGGCAAAACTGTCGAGGCTTTGGATAAAGCTTTGGAGTGCAATCCCCATTATTTGGATGTCATCAGCCGTTTTAGCGGCATTGTGGTGGAGCGGGAGGAAACTAATGGTATTCCAACCGTGCCGGGCGAGACTCCGACATATAGGAATTTGGGTGGAATCGGCGGGTGCGGTGCGAAGTCTCTCTGCAAGCTTTATCCTCCTCTTTCCTGCTATCTCTGTCCGAGTTTTCAGGCTTGGAAAGATGGTCCTCATCAGGACATGCTCGATGAGTTAAAGACGTACGCTCGAGAAATGGCAGCGACTTCTGGTTACCCTGTTGCTCGAATAACTAATCAAGTCGATGATGTTATTTTGGCGATATCTCAATTGCTACAGAGAATCAAAGAGATGGAGTAA
- a CDS encoding tyrosine-type recombinase/integrase: MIIPKGRKFFVYKAVFSTGERFPVVLHTDSLQPAVLATRYIIDERRETRQASTLEREVRVLCWLYEWCSFVGVHLETRLRSGESLSSKQIQGFSRWVRSGRQDKLVGTIGKVNAASGSMAVVLQPRTFNSYLSTIESFLVWAADEFIPKTDSSDDIRRSLRGVKRKIRRSFKAFKAVESVERARRYGLTDGELDELRKLTMPRGKLNPFRKQIQNRNHLIFETMLATGVRAGELLKIRLQDLPRGPKQTVSIVRQPDDAKDPRKDEPRVKTRSREIPIPRKLATELVKYVQQDRGQCDHPYLFVSSRGKVPLSRAGLSKFFLALQRHFQVSERRIHPHLLRHTFNDLLMDRAKQVGMSDDVRVKVQNFLCGWVEGSSQSEVYTRRFVEAEAWQLIGKYQEALW, translated from the coding sequence ATGATTATTCCAAAAGGCAGAAAATTCTTTGTCTACAAGGCTGTGTTTTCAACGGGTGAAAGGTTCCCTGTTGTTTTGCACACAGACTCTCTGCAGCCTGCTGTATTAGCTACTCGCTACATCATCGATGAAAGGCGTGAGACAAGACAGGCTTCGACATTAGAGCGAGAAGTGCGGGTGCTGTGTTGGCTGTATGAATGGTGTTCATTTGTTGGGGTTCATCTAGAAACACGCCTACGCTCTGGTGAATCACTTTCGTCAAAGCAGATACAAGGATTCTCAAGGTGGGTCCGATCTGGGCGGCAGGATAAACTGGTTGGGACTATCGGTAAGGTAAATGCTGCTTCTGGCAGTATGGCTGTGGTGCTGCAACCTAGGACCTTTAACTCCTATCTTTCGACGATCGAGTCATTCCTTGTTTGGGCAGCTGATGAATTCATTCCAAAGACGGATTCTTCAGATGACATCAGAAGAAGCTTGCGAGGTGTTAAGAGGAAAATTCGACGTTCTTTCAAAGCTTTCAAGGCGGTTGAGTCCGTAGAAAGAGCTAGACGTTACGGATTAACAGATGGGGAGTTAGATGAACTCCGCAAGTTGACCATGCCCAGAGGGAAACTGAATCCATTTCGAAAGCAAATTCAAAACAGAAATCACTTGATATTTGAAACAATGCTCGCAACCGGTGTGCGGGCAGGGGAGTTGCTGAAAATTCGACTGCAAGACCTTCCCAGAGGTCCCAAGCAGACAGTGTCCATAGTACGTCAGCCAGACGATGCTAAAGACCCCCGTAAGGACGAACCTCGGGTCAAAACACGCTCTCGTGAAATTCCTATTCCTAGAAAGCTTGCTACGGAGCTAGTGAAATATGTGCAACAAGATAGAGGACAATGCGATCATCCGTACTTGTTTGTTTCATCTAGAGGTAAAGTTCCTCTTTCTAGAGCTGGTTTAAGCAAGTTTTTTTTAGCTCTTCAAAGGCATTTTCAAGTCAGTGAGAGGCGAATTCACCCTCATCTTTTAAGACATACTTTTAATGATTTACTGATGGATCGGGCAAAACAAGTTGGTATGTCCGATGATGTCAGAGTTAAAGTCCAGAATTTCCTATGCGGTTGGGTAGAGGGTAGCTCGCAGAGCGAGGTTTACACTCGTCGTTTTGTTGAGGCTGAAGCTTGGCAACTGATTGGAAAGTACCAGGAAGCATTATGGTAG
- a CDS encoding reverse transcriptase family protein — MEEWSVHQFQQGAIAASAPCVDDLVRYARLLKNNGLPVIFSLGHLCKITRSNYKFLHNIVNRKVDSQNYRLFPIKKRSGGIRHIHAVAGKLYKVHDYINNDILQSCSPHPSSYAFHRSGGIFKCAKQHCESRWIFQFDLKDFFYSISEAMVFTALKNLGYKKLLAFELARICTTRHLPANKIRYTARFSKSLPSYYNNKPYRETYHHGVLPQGAPSSPMLSNLVALRLDETLSAYADENGLTYTRYADDITLSTLALPSKVSVGGIKRAVIKIIRRAGFIENPKKIRVAGPGSRKTVLGLLVDQSSPRISRHTYKRIDRLLYSISQYKLAGVAEHDGFDSSFGLYNHLHGLINYVKDVDYSRWEEFSKQFQPIKEQFESEFDVSNTAQFMLSST, encoded by the coding sequence ATGGAAGAGTGGTCAGTACACCAATTTCAGCAAGGCGCGATTGCGGCATCAGCACCCTGTGTCGATGATCTAGTGAGGTATGCTCGGTTATTAAAAAACAATGGGCTACCTGTGATATTCTCCCTTGGGCACCTCTGTAAAATCACTCGTTCCAACTACAAGTTTTTGCACAACATAGTGAATCGAAAAGTAGATTCACAAAACTACAGGCTTTTCCCAATCAAAAAGAGAAGCGGCGGAATTAGGCATATCCATGCTGTTGCCGGAAAACTATACAAAGTACATGACTATATAAACAATGATATCCTTCAAAGCTGTTCTCCACACCCCTCATCATATGCTTTCCATAGATCTGGTGGTATTTTTAAGTGCGCTAAACAACACTGTGAATCAAGATGGATATTCCAGTTCGATTTGAAAGATTTTTTTTATTCAATATCCGAAGCGATGGTTTTTACTGCGTTAAAAAATCTTGGTTATAAAAAATTACTAGCATTTGAACTAGCTAGAATCTGTACAACCCGTCATCTCCCAGCAAATAAAATACGGTACACGGCTAGATTCTCAAAATCCCTTCCCTCGTATTACAACAACAAACCGTATCGAGAGACGTACCACCATGGAGTATTGCCGCAAGGAGCTCCATCAAGCCCGATGCTAAGCAATCTTGTCGCGTTACGTTTAGATGAGACATTATCGGCTTATGCTGATGAAAATGGTCTGACTTACACACGTTATGCCGATGACATCACTTTGTCCACCCTGGCCCTGCCTAGCAAGGTGTCCGTAGGGGGAATAAAGAGAGCGGTGATCAAGATAATACGCAGGGCAGGTTTTATCGAAAATCCTAAAAAGATTAGAGTTGCAGGTCCTGGTTCTCGCAAGACTGTGCTTGGCCTTTTGGTTGATCAATCTTCCCCTCGCATTTCTCGCCACACATACAAGCGAATTGACAGACTACTGTACTCTATCTCGCAATACAAACTTGCAGGTGTCGCAGAACACGATGGGTTTGATTCATCATTTGGACTATATAATCATCTTCATGGATTAATTAATTATGTCAAAGATGTAGACTACAGTCGTTGGGAAGAATTTTCTAAGCAATTCCAACCGATCAAGGAACAGTTTGAATCCGAATTCGATGTAAGCAACACTGCACAATTTATGCTCTCAAGCACATAA
- a CDS encoding PDDEXK family nuclease: protein MVKIDSEKELEDHLANQLRAIPGFTTTQQVRMGKYGIADIVTWTINKTENHQSLLAYVIETKAANADFKALAQLCRYMKGLEINLTSTQRMISNTIRWTEVFGLLVCERITDIKNTGFLLGRVDNHSEICYTSWQEVGSAKKTRSTRRSVG, encoded by the coding sequence ATGGTAAAGATTGATTCAGAAAAAGAACTTGAAGACCATTTAGCAAACCAACTCAGAGCAATTCCAGGCTTCACGACGACCCAACAAGTAAGGATGGGGAAGTATGGTATTGCAGACATCGTTACCTGGACGATAAACAAAACTGAAAATCACCAATCGCTGCTGGCTTATGTCATAGAGACGAAAGCCGCAAATGCAGACTTTAAAGCATTAGCCCAATTGTGTAGATACATGAAAGGGCTTGAAATCAATCTGACATCTACTCAAAGGATGATCTCAAATACGATCAGATGGACAGAAGTCTTTGGGCTGCTAGTGTGTGAAAGAATCACTGACATCAAAAATACTGGTTTTTTACTAGGGCGTGTCGACAATCATTCTGAGATTTGCTATACTTCTTGGCAGGAGGTTGGCAGTGCAAAAAAGACACGCTCTACGCGACGATCAGTGGGATAA
- a CDS encoding IS5 family transposase (programmed frameshift) — protein sequence MQKRHALRDDQWDKIKEDLPGKQSDCGVTAKDNRLFIDAVMWIGKTGAPWRDLPESYGKWSSVHKRFIRWAKKGVWQMIFNTLAVDADTEWLMIDSTIVRAHQHSAGGKGAPPQQSVGKSRGGFSTKVHAATDALGCPTKFILTPGNTADCSMAIPLIEGQAAEHVLADKGYDSDEIVMAIEAMNANPVVPPRSHRKTRRTYDKHLYKERSAIECMFGNLKQFRRIATRYDKLATSYLAFVYVGAMWLWLK from the exons GTGCAAAAAAGACACGCTCTACGCGACGATCAGTGGGATAAAATCAAAGAAGATCTTCCAGGAAAACAAAGTGACTGCGGTGTAACTGCAAAAGATAACAGGCTATTCATTGATGCAGTCATGTGGATTGGCAAGACAGGGGCGCCTTGGCGAGATTTGCCAGAAAGCTATGGCAAGTGGTCTTCGGTCCATAAGAGATTTATCCGCTGGGCCAAGAAAGGTGTATGGCAAATGATCTTCAACACGCTTGCGGTAGACGCTGATACTGAATGGCTCATGATTGACAGCACAATAGTGCGAGCTCATCAGCATTCGGCTGGCGGAAAGGGGGCACCTCC CCAGCAGTCGGTGGGGAAATCTAGAGGAGGGTTTTCAACGAAAGTCCATGCTGCCACAGATGCTCTCGGATGTCCAACTAAATTCATATTAACACCTGGAAATACAGCGGATTGCAGTATGGCGATTCCGCTTATTGAAGGACAGGCTGCCGAGCATGTCCTTGCTGATAAGGGCTATGATTCAGATGAAATTGTAATGGCAATTGAAGCCATGAATGCCAATCCGGTTGTCCCTCCTCGCTCTCACAGAAAGACAAGGCGAACATATGACAAACATCTCTATAAGGAGCGAAGTGCTATAGAGTGTATGTTTGGAAATTTAAAACAGTTTCGAAGGATTGCAACACGATACGACAAGCTGGCGACGTCCTATCTTGCTTTCGTGTACGTAGGAGCAATGTGGCTGTGGCTGAAGTGA
- a CDS encoding biotin/lipoyl-containing protein, which yields MLNIKELLDKVKASPYREIVVHAPHTGVVEFAGLKKGDKVYGREGDYKEKPGTLLANLTREKNKKPISAPEKGVVESVRTELEGKFVEAGEPLVTIKHYLTRQEVIELILQEALYLFRAPERAKYYFVPEVDQKLKVSGKRSVKVTEGMDLMIVSRMKRETPLAYSGPEGIIYSVYFSRGENVDEGAPLIGICPEDQLTVIQDVVARIQSEWEEES from the coding sequence GTGCTGAATATCAAAGAATTACTCGATAAAGTAAAAGCATCTCCCTACCGCGAAATCGTCGTCCACGCTCCCCATACGGGAGTTGTTGAGTTTGCCGGACTCAAAAAGGGTGACAAAGTGTATGGCCGGGAAGGTGATTACAAGGAAAAGCCGGGCACGCTTCTGGCCAACCTGACAAGAGAGAAGAACAAAAAGCCCATCAGCGCACCGGAAAAAGGTGTTGTCGAGTCTGTACGGACCGAACTTGAAGGGAAATTTGTCGAGGCTGGAGAGCCGCTCGTCACCATCAAGCACTATTTGACTCGTCAGGAAGTGATTGAACTCATCCTTCAGGAAGCACTGTACCTTTTCCGCGCCCCTGAGCGTGCAAAGTATTACTTTGTTCCCGAGGTTGATCAAAAGTTGAAAGTGTCTGGCAAGCGTTCCGTCAAAGTGACCGAAGGTATGGACCTGATGATCGTTTCCCGCATGAAACGTGAAACTCCGCTTGCTTATTCCGGCCCGGAAGGCATTATCTATTCCGTGTACTTCAGCCGTGGTGAGAACGTCGACGAAGGCGCTCCGCTGATTGGCATATGTCCCGAGGATCAACTGACTGTGATTCAGGATGTCGTCGCCCGCATTCAGAGTGAGTGGGAAGAAGAATCCTAG
- a CDS encoding IS3 family transposase (programmed frameshift), whose product MTKSNKRRKHSDKFKAKVALEAIRGVKTLAQLAAEYKVHPNQISTWKRQLLENAEGIFSGGKKAKSQEEVTAPLFEEIGRLKMDIKWLEKKLLSLPLEVRRQWIKPDREYSIRRQCKLAGISRSGFYYKPAAESDENLALMRLIDEQYLRQPDYGSPRMTDWLKTQGHQINHKRVERLMQLMGLQAITPGPHTSVPNPEHPVFPYLLKGVAIERKNQVWSADITYIPMQRGFLYLVAVIDWWSRFVLAWELSNSMDSSFCVDALSKALRISTPEMFNTDQGAQFTSREFTGVLQSKGIAISMDGKGRAIDNVFIERLWWTVKYEDVYPKAYSDGIELYHGLTRYFRYYNEERGHSSLDKRTPAAVYRGNLNVH is encoded by the exons ATGACAAAGAGCAACAAAAGACGGAAGCATTCGGATAAGTTCAAGGCCAAGGTCGCGCTGGAAGCTATCCGTGGCGTGAAAACGTTGGCGCAGTTGGCTGCGGAGTACAAAGTGCATCCCAACCAGATATCCACCTGGAAAAGGCAGCTCCTTGAAAATGCCGAAGGAATCTTTTCCGGTGGCAAGAAAGCCAAGAGCCAGGAGGAGGTCACCGCACCTTTGTTCGAGGAGATCGGTCGGCTCAAGATGGATATCAAGTGGCTTGAAAAAAAGTTGT TAAGCCTGCCGCTTGAGGTACGCCGCCAGTGGATCAAACCGGATCGGGAGTATTCCATCCGGCGGCAATGCAAGTTGGCAGGCATTTCCCGCTCGGGGTTTTACTACAAACCTGCAGCCGAGTCCGATGAGAACTTGGCCTTGATGCGTCTCATCGACGAGCAGTATCTGCGTCAGCCGGATTACGGCTCGCCGCGCATGACGGATTGGCTGAAGACACAAGGCCATCAGATCAACCACAAGCGAGTTGAGCGACTGATGCAGCTGATGGGCTTGCAAGCGATTACTCCAGGGCCGCATACGAGTGTCCCCAACCCGGAGCATCCCGTGTTTCCTTATCTGCTGAAAGGAGTTGCCATTGAGCGAAAGAATCAAGTCTGGAGTGCTGACATCACCTACATCCCCATGCAGCGCGGCTTTCTGTATCTGGTGGCAGTGATTGACTGGTGGAGCCGATTCGTATTGGCTTGGGAACTGTCAAATTCCATGGACAGTTCGTTTTGCGTGGACGCACTGAGCAAGGCATTGCGCATCTCCACGCCAGAGATGTTCAATACGGACCAGGGAGCGCAATTCACGAGCCGTGAATTTACCGGCGTTTTGCAGAGCAAGGGCATTGCAATCAGCATGGACGGCAAAGGCCGTGCAATCGACAACGTATTTATCGAGCGGTTGTGGTGGACGGTGAAATACGAGGATGTTTACCCCAAGGCGTATTCTGATGGAATCGAGCTATACCATGGGCTTACGCGCTATTTTCGGTATTACAACGAAGAGCGCGGACATTCGTCGTTGGACAAAAGAACTCCCGCTGCCGTATACAGAGGCAACCTGAATGTTCATTGA
- a CDS encoding phosphoribosyltransferase-like protein, translating into MKNTDKIAPHTIGSCSEIQSWIDQFPSKYHDTARELLLQLNFVSRDTYAKWLQRKLDYYAENECALYAVRKFRSTVKSAWSKGGTINKTTATTLGSEDLVRSIIGHCVRKHEGALFDHPSIYALKKNKIKNIILIDDSIGSGDRVATYICASPHPLDH; encoded by the coding sequence ATGAAAAACACTGACAAAATAGCACCGCACACTATAGGTAGCTGCTCAGAAATACAGTCGTGGATCGACCAATTCCCAAGTAAATACCATGACACCGCCAGGGAACTTCTTCTACAGCTCAATTTTGTCTCTCGCGATACATATGCAAAGTGGCTTCAACGCAAGCTTGATTATTATGCAGAAAACGAGTGTGCGCTTTATGCTGTCAGGAAATTTCGCAGCACCGTTAAAAGCGCATGGAGCAAAGGTGGCACCATAAATAAAACAACAGCAACTACGCTTGGGAGTGAAGACCTTGTTCGCTCGATCATTGGGCACTGTGTCCGGAAACACGAAGGTGCGCTCTTTGACCATCCTTCAATTTACGCTCTTAAAAAAAATAAAATTAAAAACATCATACTGATCGATGACTCCATTGGGAGTGGAGACCGCGTCGCAACATATATTTGCGCCTCCCCCCATCCTTTGGACCACTGA